The proteins below are encoded in one region of Streptomyces marianii:
- a CDS encoding histidinol-phosphate transaminase, producing the protein MSTTDIGIDDLPIREELRGKSPYGAPQLDVPVQLNTNENPYPLPEALVERIAERVREAARGLNRYPDRDAVELRTELAGYLTRTGKHPVALENVWAANGSNEIIQQLLQTFGGPGRTAIGFEPSYSMHALIARGTGTGWISGPRNDDFTIDERAAAAAIAEHRPDVVFITSPNNPTGTAVAPETVLALYEAAQQARADGAGALVVIDEAYVEFSHRPSLLPLIEGRPNLVVSRTMSKAFGAAGLRLGYLAAHRAVVDALQLVRLPYHLSAVTQATALAALEHTDTLLKYVERLKDERDRLVDGLRAIGFEVTDSDANFVQFGRFDGEGGAHAAWQRILDRGVLVRDNGVPGRLRVTAGTPEENDAFLDAVRALKSSVGDAPTPPKEQKR; encoded by the coding sequence GCAAGTCGCCGTACGGCGCGCCACAGCTCGACGTGCCCGTGCAGCTGAACACCAACGAGAACCCGTACCCGCTGCCCGAAGCGCTCGTCGAGCGGATCGCCGAGCGGGTGCGCGAGGCCGCGCGTGGCCTCAACCGCTACCCGGACCGGGACGCGGTAGAACTGCGCACCGAACTGGCCGGGTACCTCACCCGCACCGGGAAGCACCCGGTCGCCCTCGAGAACGTCTGGGCGGCCAACGGCTCCAACGAGATCATCCAGCAGCTGCTGCAGACCTTCGGCGGGCCGGGGCGCACCGCCATCGGCTTCGAGCCGTCGTACTCGATGCACGCGCTGATCGCGCGCGGCACCGGCACCGGCTGGATCTCCGGCCCGCGCAACGACGACTTCACCATCGACGAACGGGCGGCCGCGGCTGCGATCGCCGAGCACCGGCCCGACGTCGTCTTCATCACCTCGCCCAACAACCCCACCGGCACCGCCGTCGCACCGGAGACGGTCCTCGCGCTGTACGAGGCCGCCCAGCAGGCCAGGGCGGACGGCGCGGGGGCGCTCGTCGTCATCGACGAGGCATACGTCGAGTTCAGCCACCGGCCCTCGCTGCTCCCGCTGATCGAGGGCCGGCCGAACCTCGTCGTCTCGCGCACCATGTCCAAGGCATTCGGCGCCGCGGGACTGCGTCTCGGCTATCTCGCCGCGCACCGCGCCGTGGTCGACGCCCTGCAGCTGGTACGCCTCCCGTACCACCTCTCGGCCGTCACCCAGGCCACCGCCCTGGCCGCCCTGGAGCACACCGATACGCTGCTGAAGTACGTCGAGAGGCTCAAGGACGAGCGGGACCGGCTGGTGGACGGGCTGCGCGCCATCGGCTTCGAGGTGACCGACTCCGACGCCAACTTCGTGCAGTTCGGGCGGTTCGACGGCGAGGGCGGCGCCCACGCGGCCTGGCAGAGGATCCTCGACCGGGGGGTCCTGGTCCGTGACAACGGCGTACCGGGCCGGCTGCGGGTGACCGCCGGTACCCCCGAAGAGAACGACGCGTTCCTCGATGCGGTGCGCGCACTGAAGAGTTCCGTGGGGGACGCCCCCACACCCCCGAAGGAGCAGAAGCGATGA
- the hisB gene encoding imidazoleglycerol-phosphate dehydratase HisB codes for MSRVGRVERTTKETSVVVEIDLDGTGKVDVATGVGFYDHMLDQLGRHGLFDLTVKTDGDLHIDSHHTIEDTALALGAAFKQALGDKVGIYRFGNCTVPLDESLAQVTVDLSGRPYLVHTEPENMAPMIGAYDTTMTRHILESFVAQAQIALHVHVPYGRNAHHIVECQFKALARALRYASERDPRAAGILPSTKGAL; via the coding sequence ATGAGCCGGGTAGGACGCGTCGAGCGCACCACCAAGGAGACCTCTGTCGTCGTCGAGATCGATCTCGACGGCACCGGGAAGGTCGATGTGGCGACCGGGGTCGGTTTCTACGACCACATGCTCGACCAGCTGGGCCGCCACGGTCTGTTCGACCTGACCGTCAAGACCGACGGCGACCTGCACATCGACAGCCACCACACCATCGAGGACACCGCCCTCGCGCTGGGTGCCGCCTTCAAGCAGGCCCTCGGCGACAAGGTCGGCATCTACCGCTTCGGTAACTGCACCGTGCCGCTGGACGAGTCGCTCGCCCAGGTGACCGTCGACCTCTCCGGCCGCCCGTACCTCGTGCACACCGAGCCGGAGAACATGGCACCGATGATCGGCGCGTACGACACCACGATGACCCGGCACATACTGGAGTCCTTCGTGGCCCAGGCGCAGATCGCGCTCCACGTCCACGTGCCGTACGGACGCAACGCCCACCACATCGTGGAGTGCCAGTTCAAGGCGCTGGCGCGGGCGCTGCGCTACGCCTCGGAGCGCGACCCGCGCGCAGCCGGAATCCTGCCGTCCACGAAGGGTGCCCTCTAG
- the hisH gene encoding imidazole glycerol phosphate synthase subunit HisH has translation MSGRRNVVVFDYGFGNVRSAERALARVGADVEITRDFDRAMNADGLLVPGVGAFSACMTGLREARGHWVVDRRLSGGRPVMGICVGMQILFERGIEHGVETEGLDEWPGVVGPLNAPVVPHMGWNTVKAPEDSEMFAGLDADARFYFVHSYAVRDWDFEATSAAMAVPKVTWATHGEPFVAAVENGALWATQFHPEKSGDAGAQLLTNWIETL, from the coding sequence ATGAGCGGGCGGAGGAACGTCGTCGTCTTCGACTACGGCTTCGGCAACGTACGGTCCGCCGAGCGGGCTCTCGCACGCGTCGGCGCGGACGTCGAGATCACCCGCGACTTCGACCGGGCGATGAACGCCGACGGGCTGCTCGTGCCGGGCGTCGGCGCCTTCTCCGCGTGCATGACGGGGCTGCGGGAGGCCCGCGGCCACTGGGTCGTCGACCGCAGGCTCTCCGGAGGCCGCCCCGTCATGGGCATCTGCGTGGGCATGCAGATCCTCTTCGAGCGCGGCATCGAGCACGGCGTCGAGACCGAGGGCCTCGACGAGTGGCCCGGGGTCGTCGGCCCGCTGAATGCCCCGGTCGTGCCGCACATGGGCTGGAACACCGTCAAGGCCCCCGAGGACTCGGAGATGTTCGCCGGCCTCGACGCCGACGCCCGCTTCTACTTCGTGCACTCCTACGCCGTGCGCGACTGGGACTTCGAGGCGACCAGCGCGGCCATGGCCGTCCCGAAGGTCACCTGGGCGACCCACGGCGAGCCCTTCGTCGCGGCCGTCGAGAACGGCGCCCTGTGGGCCACCCAGTTCCACCCCGAGAAGTCCGGCGACGCCGGCGCCCAGCTGCTCACCAACTGGATCGAGACCCTCTGA
- the priA gene encoding bifunctional 1-(5-phosphoribosyl)-5-((5-phosphoribosylamino)methylideneamino)imidazole-4-carboxamide isomerase/phosphoribosylanthranilate isomerase PriA → MAQKLELLPAVDVRDGQAVRLVHGESGTETSYGSPLEAALTWQRAGAEWLHLVDLDAAFGTGDNRELIAEVAGAMDLKVELSGGIRDDASLAAALATGCTRVNLGTAALETPEWVAKVIAEYGDRIAVGLDVRGTTLRGRGWTRDGGDLYETLARLDSEGCARYVVTDIAKDGTLQGPNLELLRNVCAATDKPVVASGGVSSLDDLRALAGLVPIGVEGAIVGKALYAEAFTLEEALEAVSR, encoded by the coding sequence ATGGCTCAGAAGCTTGAACTCCTCCCCGCCGTCGACGTCCGCGACGGCCAGGCCGTCCGCCTCGTCCACGGCGAGTCCGGCACGGAGACCTCCTACGGATCCCCGCTGGAGGCCGCCCTCACCTGGCAGCGGGCGGGCGCCGAGTGGCTGCATCTGGTCGATCTGGACGCCGCCTTCGGCACCGGTGACAACCGGGAGCTGATCGCCGAGGTGGCCGGTGCCATGGACCTCAAGGTCGAGCTGTCCGGCGGCATCCGCGACGACGCCTCGCTCGCCGCCGCCCTCGCCACCGGCTGCACCCGGGTCAACCTCGGCACCGCCGCACTGGAAACCCCCGAGTGGGTCGCCAAGGTCATCGCCGAGTACGGCGACAGGATCGCGGTCGGCCTGGACGTACGGGGCACGACCCTGCGCGGCCGCGGCTGGACCCGTGACGGCGGGGACCTCTACGAGACCCTGGCCCGGCTCGACTCCGAGGGCTGCGCCCGCTACGTCGTGACCGACATCGCCAAGGACGGCACGCTCCAGGGCCCCAACCTGGAACTGCTGCGCAACGTCTGCGCCGCAACCGACAAGCCGGTCGTCGCCTCCGGCGGCGTCTCCTCCCTCGACGACCTGCGCGCGCTCGCCGGGCTCGTCCCGATCGGCGTCGAGGGCGCGATCGTCGGCAAGGCGCTGTACGCCGAGGCGTTCACGCTGGAAGAGGCCCTGGAGGCGGTGTCCCGGTGA
- a CDS encoding Rid family hydrolase codes for MSDDIRRVGSAGPWEDAFGYSRAVELPNGLVLVSGCTSVVDGVVVDGGPYDQAVNAFNAALAALKELGLDSEHVVRTRMYLTHARDVDEVGRAHKELFGGVRPAASMLIVSGFVDPRLVVEVEVEAYRGESA; via the coding sequence GTGAGCGACGACATCCGACGCGTCGGTTCCGCCGGCCCCTGGGAGGACGCCTTCGGGTACTCCCGCGCGGTCGAGCTGCCGAACGGCCTGGTGCTGGTGTCCGGCTGCACCTCGGTCGTCGACGGCGTGGTCGTCGACGGCGGTCCGTACGACCAGGCCGTCAACGCCTTCAACGCGGCGCTGGCCGCGCTGAAGGAGCTGGGTCTGGACAGTGAGCACGTCGTACGCACCCGGATGTACCTCACGCACGCCCGGGACGTCGACGAGGTGGGCCGGGCCCACAAGGAACTGTTCGGCGGTGTGCGCCCGGCCGCGTCGATGCTCATCGTCTCCGGGTTCGTCGACCCGCGGCTGGTCGTCGAGGTCGAGGTCGAGGCGTACCGCGGGGAGAGCGCATGA
- the hisF gene encoding imidazole glycerol phosphate synthase subunit HisF yields the protein MTLAVRVIPCLDVDNGRVVKGVNFQNLRDAGDPVEMAKLYDAEGADELTFLDITASSGDRETTYDVVRRTAEQVFIPLTVGGGVRSADDVDKLLRAGADKVGVNTAAIARPELIREIAERFGRQVLVLSVDARRTPEGTVTPSGYEVTTHGGRRGTGIDAVEWAHRAAELGAGEILLNSMDADGTKDGYDTRMIEAVRKHVTVPVIASGGAGRVGDFAPAIAAGADAVLAASVFHFGDLRISQVKQALREAGHHVR from the coding sequence ATGACCCTCGCCGTCCGAGTCATCCCCTGCCTCGACGTGGACAACGGCCGCGTCGTCAAGGGCGTCAACTTCCAGAACCTGCGCGACGCGGGCGACCCCGTCGAGATGGCCAAGCTGTACGACGCGGAGGGCGCCGACGAGCTCACCTTCCTCGACATCACGGCCTCCTCCGGCGACCGGGAGACCACGTACGACGTGGTGCGACGCACCGCCGAGCAGGTGTTCATCCCGCTCACGGTCGGCGGCGGGGTCCGCTCCGCGGACGATGTCGACAAGCTGCTGCGGGCCGGCGCCGACAAGGTCGGCGTCAACACCGCGGCGATCGCCCGGCCCGAGCTGATCCGTGAGATCGCCGAGCGCTTCGGGCGCCAGGTGCTGGTGCTGTCCGTCGACGCCCGCCGCACCCCGGAGGGCACCGTCACCCCGTCCGGCTACGAGGTCACCACCCACGGCGGACGGCGCGGCACCGGCATCGACGCCGTCGAGTGGGCCCACCGCGCGGCCGAGTTGGGCGCGGGGGAGATCCTGCTCAACTCGATGGACGCGGACGGCACCAAGGACGGCTACGACACCCGGATGATCGAGGCCGTCCGCAAGCACGTCACGGTCCCGGTGATCGCCTCCGGCGGCGCGGGCAGGGTCGGCGACTTCGCCCCCGCCATCGCGGCCGGGGCGGACGCGGTGCTGGCGGCGTCCGTCTTCCACTTCGGTGATCTGCGGATCTCCCAGGTCAAGCAGGCGCTGCGCGAGGCGGGGCACCACGTCCGCTGA
- a CDS encoding TIGR03085 family metal-binding protein has product MSTHAKRERLLLADLLEAAGPDAPTLCEGWNTRDLAAHVVVRERRPEAAGIVLGPLRSRLDRVQAEYAARPFEELIRLIRTGPPRMSPFAIKPVDEASNTVEFYVHAEDVRRAQADWTPRELDPVFADALWSRLEKSARLLGRKAPVGLVLRRPNGQTAVAHRGAPVVTVTGEPGELTMYAFGRQDAAHVEVEGDKEAVDRVGRTQLGMG; this is encoded by the coding sequence ATGTCGACCCATGCGAAGCGTGAACGACTTCTGCTCGCCGATCTGCTGGAGGCGGCGGGCCCGGACGCCCCGACGCTGTGCGAGGGGTGGAACACCCGGGACCTCGCGGCCCACGTCGTGGTGCGCGAGCGGCGGCCGGAGGCCGCGGGGATCGTGCTGGGTCCCCTGAGGAGCAGGCTGGACCGGGTGCAGGCCGAGTACGCGGCGAGGCCGTTCGAGGAGCTGATCCGGCTGATCCGCACCGGCCCGCCGAGGATGTCGCCGTTCGCGATCAAGCCGGTGGACGAGGCGTCGAACACGGTCGAGTTCTATGTGCACGCCGAGGACGTGCGGCGGGCGCAGGCCGACTGGACGCCGCGGGAGCTGGATCCGGTGTTCGCGGACGCGCTGTGGTCCCGGCTGGAGAAGTCGGCCCGGCTGCTGGGCCGCAAGGCGCCGGTGGGGCTGGTGCTGCGGCGTCCGAACGGGCAGACGGCGGTGGCGCACCGCGGTGCCCCGGTGGTGACGGTGACCGGTGAGCCCGGCGAGCTGACCATGTACGCCTTCGGCCGGCAGGACGCGGCGCACGTGGAGGTCGAGGGCGACAAGGAGGCGGTCGACCGGGTCGGCAGGACGCAGCTGGGGATGGGCTGA
- the hisI gene encoding phosphoribosyl-AMP cyclohydrolase produces MTSTPSALDPAIAARLKRSADGLVPAIAQQYDTGEVLMLGWMDDEALHRTLTTGRATYWSRSRREYWVKGDTSGHVQHVKAVALDCDADTVLVKVDQIGAACHTGDRTCFDAGVLALGQ; encoded by the coding sequence ATGACCAGCACCCCCAGCGCACTCGACCCCGCCATCGCCGCCCGCCTCAAGCGCAGCGCCGACGGCCTGGTCCCGGCCATCGCCCAGCAGTACGACACCGGTGAGGTGCTGATGCTCGGCTGGATGGACGACGAGGCACTGCACCGCACCCTCACCACGGGGCGCGCCACCTACTGGTCCCGCAGCCGCCGGGAGTACTGGGTAAAGGGCGACACCTCCGGCCACGTCCAGCACGTGAAGGCCGTCGCCCTCGACTGCGACGCCGACACCGTCCTCGTGAAGGTCGACCAGATCGGGGCCGCCTGTCACACCGGCGACCGCACCTGCTTCGACGCCGGCGTGCTCGCTCTGGGCCAGTAG
- a CDS encoding anthranilate synthase component I translates to MDLETFRKLAADRRVIPVSRRLLADGDTPVGLYRKLAGERPGTFLLESAEGGRSWSRYSFVGVRSAATLTVRDGRAHWLGTPPVGVPTDGDPLQALRATVETLHTPRQDLDEGMPPFTGGMVGYLGYDIVRRLERIGEHGRDDLRLPELTMLLTSDLAVLDHWDGSVLLIANAINHNDLDTGVDEAYADAVARLDAMEADLARPVESRPRALPASELPPYTGPMWSGEDFRAAVEDVKERIRAGEAFQVVPSQRFETPCEASALDVYRVLRATNPSPYMYLLRFPHEEGGFDVVGSSPEALVKVEDGRAMVHPIAGTRPRGATPQEDQALADELLADPKERAEHLMLVDLGRNDLGRVCEPGSVEVVDFMSIEKYSHVMHIVSTVTGRVAEGRTAFDVLTACFPAGTLSGAPKPRAMQIIEELEPSRRGLYGGAVGYLDFAGDSDTAIAIRTALLRDGTAHVQAGAGIVADSDPVAEDNECRNKAAAVLRAVHTANRLNGGGTRKG, encoded by the coding sequence ATGGATCTCGAGACGTTCCGCAAGCTGGCGGCCGACCGCCGCGTCATCCCCGTGAGCCGGCGCCTCCTCGCGGACGGCGACACCCCGGTCGGCCTCTACCGCAAGCTCGCCGGCGAGCGTCCCGGCACCTTCCTCCTCGAGTCGGCCGAGGGGGGCCGCTCCTGGTCCCGGTACTCCTTCGTCGGCGTACGGTCCGCCGCGACCCTCACCGTCCGCGACGGCCGGGCGCACTGGCTCGGCACCCCGCCCGTGGGCGTCCCCACGGACGGCGACCCGCTGCAGGCCCTCCGGGCGACCGTCGAGACCCTCCACACCCCCCGGCAGGACCTCGACGAGGGCATGCCGCCCTTCACCGGCGGCATGGTCGGCTACCTCGGCTACGACATCGTCCGCCGGCTGGAGCGGATCGGCGAGCACGGCAGGGACGACCTGCGGCTCCCCGAGCTGACCATGCTGCTCACCTCCGACCTCGCCGTGCTCGACCACTGGGACGGCTCCGTGCTGCTGATCGCCAACGCGATCAACCACAACGACCTCGACACCGGCGTCGACGAGGCGTATGCGGACGCCGTCGCCCGGCTCGACGCCATGGAGGCCGACCTGGCCCGGCCCGTCGAGAGCCGGCCGCGCGCGCTCCCCGCCTCCGAACTGCCCCCGTACACCGGGCCCATGTGGAGCGGCGAGGACTTCCGGGCCGCCGTAGAGGACGTCAAGGAGCGCATCCGTGCGGGCGAGGCCTTCCAGGTCGTGCCGTCGCAGCGGTTCGAGACCCCCTGCGAGGCGAGCGCCCTCGACGTCTACCGGGTGCTCCGGGCGACCAACCCCAGCCCGTACATGTACCTGCTGCGCTTCCCCCACGAGGAGGGCGGGTTCGACGTCGTCGGCTCCAGCCCGGAGGCGCTGGTCAAGGTCGAGGACGGGCGCGCCATGGTGCACCCCATCGCCGGCACCCGCCCGCGTGGCGCGACCCCGCAGGAGGACCAGGCGCTCGCCGACGAGCTGCTCGCCGACCCCAAGGAGCGGGCCGAGCACCTCATGCTCGTCGACCTCGGCCGCAACGACCTGGGCCGGGTCTGCGAGCCGGGCTCCGTCGAGGTCGTCGACTTCATGTCGATCGAGAAGTACTCGCACGTCATGCACATCGTCTCGACGGTGACGGGCCGGGTCGCCGAGGGCCGCACCGCCTTCGACGTGCTCACCGCCTGCTTCCCCGCGGGCACCCTCTCCGGTGCCCCCAAGCCCCGTGCGATGCAGATCATCGAGGAACTGGAGCCGTCGCGGCGCGGTCTGTACGGCGGCGCCGTCGGCTACCTCGACTTCGCCGGCGACTCCGACACGGCGATCGCCATCCGTACCGCGCTGCTCCGCGACGGCACCGCCCATGTGCAGGCCGGGGCGGGCATCGTCGCGGACTCGGACCCGGTCGCCGAGGACAACGAGTGCCGCAACAAGGCGGCCGCGGTGCTGCGGGCCGTGCACACCGCGAACCGGCTGAACGGCGGCGGGACGCGTAAGGGATAG
- a CDS encoding TIGR02234 family membrane protein, with translation MTAVPVPHSSGETERTAGAAASGRRSLAATLFLGAVGAAVVLLASGQTWAEGTAAVGAGSVPLEADGRDVTGLPAALAVVGLAALVAVFAVRRAGRVIVSALLALSGAGAAAAALLGASDGAALDEKARQTTGDTAAAVDGLAHTAWPYVTAVAGLLILAAGLLALRYGSSWPAMSGRYEREGGAPRGAGPAADPDRPEELWKALDRGEDPTGDR, from the coding sequence GTGACTGCTGTACCCGTACCCCATTCCAGCGGAGAGACCGAGCGGACGGCCGGGGCCGCCGCGAGCGGCCGGCGCAGCCTCGCGGCGACCCTCTTCCTCGGCGCCGTCGGCGCCGCCGTGGTGCTGCTCGCCTCCGGGCAGACCTGGGCCGAGGGCACGGCCGCCGTCGGAGCCGGCAGCGTGCCGCTCGAGGCCGACGGCCGTGACGTCACCGGGCTGCCCGCGGCGCTCGCCGTCGTCGGCCTCGCCGCACTCGTCGCGGTCTTCGCGGTCCGCCGGGCGGGCCGTGTGATCGTGTCCGCCCTGCTCGCGCTGAGCGGGGCCGGGGCCGCGGCCGCCGCCCTCCTCGGCGCCTCCGACGGGGCGGCGCTCGACGAGAAGGCCCGGCAGACCACCGGCGACACGGCCGCGGCCGTCGACGGCCTCGCCCACACGGCCTGGCCGTACGTCACCGCCGTCGCCGGGCTGCTGATCCTGGCCGCCGGGCTGCTCGCCCTGCGGTACGGCTCCTCGTGGCCCGCCATGTCGGGGCGCTACGAGCGCGAGGGCGGCGCCCCGCGCGGGGCCGGCCCGGCCGCCGACCCGGACCGGCCCGAGGAGCTGTGGAAGGCCCTCGACCGGGGTGAGGACCCCACCGGCGACCGGTGA
- a CDS encoding HGxxPAAW family protein, with protein sequence MAGSSHGHTPAAWTGVTISFIGFSIAGVFMVAANPLGFWAGMGVVVLGGVVGVAMKAAGLGQKEAAVPVPARTPAAQPVAAEATAS encoded by the coding sequence ATGGCGGGCAGCAGCCACGGACACACCCCGGCCGCCTGGACCGGTGTCACCATCTCCTTCATCGGCTTCAGCATCGCGGGAGTCTTCATGGTGGCCGCAAACCCGCTCGGGTTCTGGGCCGGCATGGGCGTCGTCGTCCTCGGCGGGGTCGTCGGCGTCGCGATGAAGGCCGCCGGCCTCGGGCAGAAGGAGGCGGCCGTGCCCGTCCCCGCCCGCACCCCGGCCGCGCAGCCGGTGGCGGCCGAGGCGACCGCCTCCTGA
- a CDS encoding DUF2752 domain-containing protein, producing the protein MDATPAATPVPGPSAEAGPSHAAAPGPEPAPGPWYLQGPPPVPPAPPPLHRRLAAPLATMGVVVGAFAYVGAVDPNEPGHYPVCPLLQFTGIYCPGCGGLRSAHAFVHGDLDTAFGANALAVAGYLVFAVLWAVWLVRAARAKPVRIALGPVWWWGLGALLAVFTVVRNLPFGSGLIP; encoded by the coding sequence GTGGATGCCACACCTGCCGCCACCCCCGTTCCGGGACCGTCCGCCGAAGCGGGACCGTCCCACGCCGCCGCGCCGGGACCCGAACCCGCACCCGGGCCCTGGTACCTCCAGGGTCCGCCGCCGGTGCCCCCCGCGCCGCCGCCCCTGCACCGCCGCCTCGCGGCGCCGCTGGCCACGATGGGCGTCGTCGTCGGGGCCTTCGCCTACGTGGGCGCCGTCGACCCGAACGAGCCGGGCCACTACCCGGTCTGCCCGCTGCTGCAGTTCACCGGGATCTACTGCCCTGGCTGCGGCGGGCTGCGCAGTGCCCACGCCTTCGTCCACGGCGACCTGGACACGGCCTTCGGCGCCAACGCCCTCGCCGTCGCCGGATACCTGGTCTTCGCCGTGCTCTGGGCCGTGTGGCTCGTCCGCGCGGCCAGGGCGAAACCGGTACGAATCGCTCTGGGGCCCGTCTGGTGGTGGGGTCTCGGCGCGCTCCTGGCCGTTTTCACGGTTGTCCGGAACCTGCCGTTCGGCTCGGGGCTCATCCCCTGA
- the trpC gene encoding indole-3-glycerol phosphate synthase TrpC has product MSVLDEIIEGVRADLAERQARVSLDELKERAAKAPQAKDGVAALRGDGVKVICEVKRSSPSKGALAAIADPAGLAADYEAGGAAVISVLTEQRRFGGSLEDLEAVRARVDIPVLRKDFIVTSYQLWEARAYGADLALLIVAALDQEALVSLIERAESIGLTPLVEVHDEDEVERAVDAGAKIIGVNARDLRTLKVDRSTFERVVPEVPAGIVKVAESGIRGPHDLIAYANAGADAVLVGESLVTGRDPKAAVADLVAAGAHPALRQGRD; this is encoded by the coding sequence GTGAGTGTGCTCGACGAGATCATCGAAGGCGTGCGCGCCGACCTCGCAGAGCGGCAGGCGCGGGTCAGCCTCGACGAGCTCAAGGAGCGTGCCGCCAAGGCGCCCCAGGCCAAGGACGGCGTCGCCGCGCTGCGCGGCGACGGCGTGAAGGTCATCTGCGAGGTGAAGCGCTCCAGCCCCTCCAAGGGCGCGCTCGCCGCGATCGCCGACCCCGCCGGCCTGGCCGCCGACTACGAGGCGGGCGGCGCGGCCGTCATCTCCGTCCTGACCGAGCAGCGGCGCTTCGGCGGCTCGCTCGAGGACCTGGAAGCCGTGCGGGCCCGGGTGGACATCCCCGTGCTCCGCAAGGACTTCATCGTCACGTCCTACCAGCTGTGGGAGGCCCGTGCGTACGGCGCCGACCTGGCCCTGCTGATCGTCGCCGCCCTCGACCAGGAGGCCCTCGTCTCCCTGATCGAGCGCGCCGAGTCGATCGGACTCACGCCGCTCGTCGAGGTCCACGACGAGGACGAGGTCGAGCGGGCCGTGGACGCCGGAGCCAAGATCATCGGTGTCAACGCGCGTGACCTCAGGACCCTCAAGGTCGACCGCTCCACCTTCGAGCGGGTCGTCCCCGAGGTCCCCGCGGGGATCGTCAAGGTCGCCGAGTCCGGCATCCGAGGCCCGCACGACCTGATCGCGTACGCCAACGCCGGCGCCGACGCGGTGCTGGTCGGGGAGTCGCTGGTCACCGGTCGGGACCCGAAGGCCGCCGTGGCCGACCTGGTCGCCGCCGGCGCCCACCCGGCCCTGCGGCAGGGGAGGGACTGA
- the trpM gene encoding tryptophan biosynthesis modulator TrpM, giving the protein MTAVVRRAHTATGPGLPRPGRAAGGACVPHAPLARGCRPRGCRAPARRVHGRRVRYVIGDEPGQVNGMRWRR; this is encoded by the coding sequence GTGACCGCCGTCGTCCGCCGCGCGCACACCGCCACCGGGCCGGGCCTTCCCCGGCCGGGCCGGGCGGCCGGGGGCGCCTGCGTGCCGCACGCCCCGCTGGCGCGCGGCTGCCGTCCCCGCGGCTGCCGCGCCCCGGCCCGGCGGGTGCACGGACGACGGGTCAGGTACGTCATCGGGGACGAGCCCGGCCAGGTCAACGGCATGCGATGGCGCCGCTGA